Genomic window (Sulfurimonas hongkongensis):
TATATAATTGATGTATTTGAGAAAATATACTTGAATCGTTGATATTCGCATTATTTCTCATCTCTTCTCTTGTATTTATATTTTCTCGATTATTTATAGATGCTTGGATTAATTGATTTTCAATCATTGTATTAATTTCATCTAATCTAATCGATAGCTTTTTACCAGAGCTATATAGTGCTGAACCAATAAATATTAATCCATATAAAAATATAAAATATATATTATCTTGAACATTTAATTGATTTAGATTTGGTGTTGGACAATTTTCCCAAAAAATAGGGAGTGTTAGAAATTTCGTGTCAGTTTGATAAAATACTATCAAGGACTGACAATGAATGAAGAAGTAGATTTTGATTTTGATGAAATCTTAGAAGAATTTAGAAGTGGAAAGAAACTTACAGGTAAAGG
Coding sequences:
- a CDS encoding YniB family protein, with the translated sequence MIVFYQTDTKFLTLPIFWENCPTPNLNQLNVQDNIYFIFLYGLIFIGSALYSSGKKLSIRLDEINTMIENQLIQASINNRENINTREEMRNNANINDSSIFSQIHQLYIAPLVITIIGGVVLKLSGF